Proteins co-encoded in one Marinobacter qingdaonensis genomic window:
- a CDS encoding 2Fe-2S iron-sulfur cluster-binding protein, with translation MHRVVLRPAGLTVVAGDGDDLLSAAGAAGVQVPSACRNGVCELCEARLLAGPVLNTRNQQTIAVGESLMLCRSQALGDLELEIDAVMAAGDIQPRNFQAKVVDVRSISHDVYRVELQLPRRRELSFHAGQYLSVVLPDADPCYFSIASAPSQERIELHIQASPEWVSAQKVMDALMAGGEVTLQLPHGKACLAAAPDKPLLLVAAGTGFAQMKSLVDYLRGTRYDHPVQLFWGVRRHEDMYLRSMAQQWQQEWSGFTFLPVVGDDEDNDWGGHHDQLVRAVLASGMDWNNVEVHASGSPTMVYTLMDALVEAGLPQAAFFSDVLEYAPRA, from the coding sequence ATGCATCGGGTGGTCCTGCGACCGGCCGGCCTGACTGTGGTGGCCGGTGATGGCGATGACCTTTTGAGTGCCGCTGGCGCCGCCGGCGTCCAGGTACCGTCCGCCTGCCGCAACGGCGTGTGCGAGTTGTGCGAAGCGCGCCTGTTGGCCGGCCCGGTCCTCAATACCCGAAACCAACAGACGATAGCGGTCGGCGAGTCCCTGATGCTGTGCAGAAGCCAGGCGCTTGGTGACCTTGAACTGGAGATAGACGCCGTTATGGCAGCCGGAGACATTCAGCCTCGCAACTTTCAGGCAAAGGTGGTGGACGTGCGTTCCATCAGTCACGACGTGTATCGCGTGGAGTTGCAGTTGCCGCGACGGCGGGAGCTGAGCTTTCACGCCGGTCAGTACCTGTCGGTGGTGCTGCCGGACGCTGACCCCTGCTACTTCTCCATCGCCAGCGCGCCGTCCCAGGAGCGCATTGAGCTGCACATCCAGGCATCGCCTGAGTGGGTGTCGGCCCAGAAGGTCATGGATGCCCTGATGGCCGGCGGCGAGGTTACCCTGCAACTGCCTCATGGCAAGGCCTGCCTGGCCGCGGCACCGGACAAGCCGCTGCTGCTGGTGGCCGCCGGTACTGGCTTCGCCCAGATGAAGAGTCTGGTCGATTACCTGCGGGGCACCCGCTACGATCACCCGGTGCAGCTGTTCTGGGGCGTTCGGCGCCACGAGGACATGTACCTGCGCTCCATGGCCCAGCAGTGGCAGCAGGAGTGGTCGGGCTTCACCTTCCTGCCGGTGGTGGGCGACGACGAGGACAACGACTGGGGCGGCCACCACGACCAGTTGGTGCGTGCGGTGCTGGCGTCGGGCATGGACTGGAATAATGTGGAAGTGCACGCCAGCGGTTCTCCGACCATGGTGTACACCTTGATGGACGCTCTGGTGGAGGCCGGTTTGCCCCAGGCCGCGTTCTTCTCCGACGTGCTCGAGTACGCGCCCCGGGCCTGA
- the ubiD gene encoding 4-hydroxy-3-polyprenylbenzoate decarboxylase, which yields MKYNDLRDFIDQLERLGELKRISVEVDPHLEMTEICDRTLRAGGPALLFENPKGYDMPVLANLFGTPKRVALGMGQDNVTALRDIGKLLAFLKEPDPPKGFKDAIEKLPLFRQVMRMSPKVLRSAPCQEVVLEKDQVDLYQIPVQHCWPGDAGPLVTWPLVITRGPHKERQNLGIYRQQVIGRNRLIMRWLSHRGGALDFQEFQKANPGQPYPVAVALGADPATILGAVTPVPDSLSEYAFAGLLRGSRTELVKAGLSDLQVPASAEIVLEGFIYPDDMAPEGPFGDHTGYYNEVDQFPVFTVERVTHRKDPIYHSTYTGRPPDEPAILGVALNEVFIPILQKQFPEIVDFYLPPEGCSYRLAVVTMKKQYPGHAKRVMMGVWSFLRQFMYTKFVIVTDDDVNARDWKDVIWAMATRMDPARDTTLVENTPIDYLDFASPVSGLGSKMGLDATNKWPGETDREWGEPITMTDEVKQRVDAMWDRLGIETGPDRPD from the coding sequence ATGAAATACAACGACCTGCGAGACTTTATCGACCAGTTGGAAAGGCTGGGCGAACTGAAGCGCATCTCGGTTGAAGTCGACCCCCACCTGGAAATGACCGAAATCTGCGACCGTACTTTGCGGGCGGGTGGACCGGCGTTGCTGTTCGAGAATCCGAAGGGCTATGACATGCCGGTGCTGGCCAATCTGTTCGGCACGCCGAAACGGGTGGCACTGGGGATGGGGCAGGACAATGTCACCGCGCTGCGGGACATCGGTAAGCTGCTGGCGTTTCTGAAGGAGCCGGATCCGCCCAAGGGGTTCAAGGACGCCATCGAGAAACTGCCGCTGTTCCGGCAGGTGATGCGGATGAGCCCCAAGGTGCTGCGCTCGGCGCCGTGCCAGGAGGTGGTGCTGGAGAAGGATCAGGTCGATCTGTACCAGATCCCGGTGCAGCACTGCTGGCCGGGGGATGCCGGGCCGTTGGTGACCTGGCCGCTGGTGATTACCCGCGGGCCGCATAAGGAGCGGCAGAACCTGGGCATTTACCGGCAGCAGGTGATTGGTCGCAATCGGCTGATCATGCGCTGGCTCAGTCATCGCGGCGGCGCGCTGGATTTTCAGGAGTTCCAGAAGGCCAATCCGGGCCAGCCCTATCCGGTGGCGGTGGCGCTGGGCGCCGATCCGGCAACGATTCTGGGCGCGGTGACGCCGGTGCCCGATAGCCTCTCGGAGTACGCCTTTGCCGGGTTGCTGCGGGGCAGTCGGACCGAGCTGGTCAAGGCCGGGCTGAGTGATCTGCAGGTGCCGGCCAGTGCCGAGATTGTGCTGGAAGGGTTTATCTATCCGGACGACATGGCGCCGGAAGGCCCGTTCGGGGATCACACCGGGTATTACAACGAGGTCGATCAGTTCCCGGTGTTCACCGTGGAGCGGGTCACCCATCGCAAGGACCCGATCTACCACAGCACCTACACCGGTCGCCCGCCCGATGAGCCGGCGATTCTTGGGGTGGCGCTGAACGAGGTGTTCATTCCGATCCTGCAGAAGCAGTTTCCGGAAATCGTGGATTTCTATCTGCCGCCTGAGGGTTGCTCCTACCGGCTTGCAGTGGTGACCATGAAGAAACAGTACCCCGGCCATGCCAAACGGGTCATGATGGGGGTATGGTCGTTCCTGCGTCAGTTCATGTACACCAAGTTCGTGATCGTCACCGACGATGACGTCAATGCCCGGGACTGGAAGGATGTGATCTGGGCCATGGCCACGCGTATGGATCCGGCCAGGGACACGACCCTGGTGGAGAATACGCCCATCGATTACCTGGATTTTGCCTCGCCGGTGTCCGGTCTGGGCTCCAAGATGGGCCTGGACGCCACCAACAAGTGGCCGGGTGAGACCGACCGCGAGTGGGGCGAGCCAATCACCATGACCGACGAGGTCAAGCAGCGGGTGGATGCCATGTGGGATCGCCTGGGGATTGAAACTGGCCCCGATCGCCCCGATTGA
- the rho gene encoding transcription termination factor Rho, whose translation MNLTELKQKSMPELLDIAQEMGLDNLARSRKQDVIFTILKKHAKSGEDIYGDGVLEILQDGFGFLRSADASYLAGPDDIYVSPSQIRRFNLRTGDTIAGKIRPPKDGERYFALLKVNEINFDKPDNARSKILFENLTPLFPEERLMLEAGNGSTEDLSSRVLDLVAPIGKGQRGLIVSPPKAGKTLLMQSIAQSITRNNPECHVMVLLIDERPEEVTEMQRTVRGEVIASTFDEPPARHVQVAEMVIEKAKRLVEHKKDVVILLDSITRLARAYNTVIPSSGKVLTGGVDAHALEKPKRFFGAARNVEEGGSLTILATALVNTGSKMDEVIYEEFKGTGNMEVHLDRKIAEKRTYPAINIRSSGTRREDLLMSEADIQKVWILRKLLHSMDDDIGAIEFLLDKLKDTKTNDEFFQSMKRR comes from the coding sequence ATGAATCTAACTGAACTCAAGCAGAAATCCATGCCCGAATTGCTCGATATTGCGCAAGAGATGGGCCTCGATAACCTGGCTCGTTCGCGCAAGCAGGATGTGATCTTCACGATTCTGAAGAAGCATGCCAAGAGCGGCGAAGACATCTACGGTGACGGCGTACTGGAAATTCTGCAGGACGGTTTCGGCTTCCTTCGTTCTGCCGATGCCTCCTACCTGGCCGGTCCTGACGACATCTACGTATCCCCGAGCCAGATTCGTCGATTCAACCTGCGCACCGGCGACACCATCGCCGGCAAGATCCGGCCTCCGAAAGACGGCGAGCGTTACTTCGCGCTGTTGAAGGTCAACGAGATCAACTTCGACAAGCCGGACAACGCCCGCAGCAAAATTCTGTTTGAAAACCTGACGCCGCTGTTCCCGGAAGAACGGCTGATGCTGGAGGCCGGCAACGGCAGTACCGAGGACCTGTCCTCGCGGGTGCTGGACCTGGTGGCGCCGATCGGCAAGGGCCAGCGTGGCCTGATCGTGTCCCCGCCCAAGGCCGGTAAGACCCTGCTGATGCAGAGCATCGCCCAGTCGATCACCCGCAACAATCCGGAGTGCCATGTGATGGTGCTGCTGATCGACGAGCGTCCGGAGGAAGTCACCGAGATGCAGCGCACCGTGCGCGGCGAAGTGATTGCCTCCACCTTCGACGAGCCGCCGGCCCGTCACGTGCAAGTCGCCGAGATGGTGATCGAGAAGGCCAAGCGTCTGGTCGAGCACAAGAAGGACGTGGTGATCCTGCTGGACTCCATTACCCGTCTGGCCCGCGCCTACAACACCGTGATCCCGTCCTCGGGCAAGGTGCTGACCGGTGGTGTTGACGCCCACGCTCTGGAAAAGCCGAAGCGGTTCTTCGGTGCCGCCCGTAATGTTGAGGAAGGCGGCAGCCTGACCATCCTGGCGACCGCGCTGGTGAACACCGGTTCCAAGATGGACGAGGTGATCTACGAGGAGTTCAAGGGCACCGGTAACATGGAAGTGCACCTGGATCGTAAGATCGCCGAGAAGCGTACCTACCCGGCCATCAACATCCGCAGCTCCGGCACCCGCCGCGAAGACCTGCTGATGAGCGAGGCGGATATCCAGAAGGTGTGGATCCTGCGCAAGCTGTTGCACTCCATGGACGACGACATTGGTGCCATCGAGTTTCTGCTCGACAAGCTCAAGGACACCAAGACCAACGACGAGTTCTTCCAGTCGATGAAGCGTCGTTGA
- the moaB gene encoding molybdenum cofactor biosynthesis protein B has translation MGIDLNGEFKPLNIALLTVSDTRGPDQDTSGQFLADSLLKAGHQLAARRILPDDVYLIRALVAHWIADPGVHVVLITGGTGFSERDSTPEAVAPLLDKTIDGFGEEFRRQSAAEIASSTIQSRAFGGLSNHTVVFCLPGSTGACRTGWDGILRNQLDSRHNPCNFAGLVLRKPDKPLHRVNEAIVTRAPN, from the coding sequence ATGGGCATCGACCTGAACGGCGAATTCAAGCCCCTCAACATCGCCCTGCTGACCGTGTCGGACACCCGCGGCCCGGATCAGGACACCTCCGGCCAGTTTCTAGCCGACAGTCTGCTGAAAGCCGGCCATCAGCTGGCCGCCCGCCGCATCCTGCCGGACGACGTGTACCTGATACGCGCCCTGGTCGCACACTGGATTGCCGACCCGGGCGTGCACGTGGTGCTGATCACCGGCGGCACCGGCTTTTCGGAGCGGGACAGCACGCCGGAAGCGGTCGCGCCGCTGCTGGACAAGACCATTGACGGCTTTGGCGAGGAGTTCCGGCGCCAGTCCGCCGCCGAGATCGCCAGCTCCACCATTCAGTCCCGGGCCTTTGGCGGCCTCTCCAACCACACCGTGGTCTTCTGCCTGCCCGGCTCCACCGGGGCCTGCCGCACCGGCTGGGACGGCATCCTGCGCAACCAGCTCGACAGCCGCCACAACCCCTGCAACTTTGCCGGGCTGGTGCTGCGCAAGCCGGACAAACCCCTGCACCGGGTCAACGAAGCCATCGTAACCCGGGCACCCAACTGA
- the glp gene encoding gephyrin-like molybdotransferase Glp has product MASSDLTPLEDALTHLLSRAPSLTGTETVALPEALDRILAQDQLVPADVPPADNSSVDGYALRQGDLAQGQTIPVSARIPAGTAPTPLAEGSAARIFTGSEIPAGADAVVMQEQVEVSDAGIRVGTEVTPGQNIRRRGQDLKQGDLALPAGTRLRPQELGLLASMGVARVPVKNRLKVAILTTGDELVEPGAPLGPGQIYNTNRFTLLGLLQHAACEVVLCESLADDRAATEASLQRAARQADLIITTGGVSVGEEDHVRATLEASGKLSLWRLAIKPGKPLAFGQIEGTPLLGLPGNPAAVLVTFAMIVMPFIRQCQGQPRIHPVGERLPAGFEVPSPSIRRGFFRARKGLEAGELRLSAYPNQSSGMLSSACWADGLAVIPENAEVRVGDVLTYYSFTELLA; this is encoded by the coding sequence ATGGCCAGCTCTGACCTGACGCCCCTGGAAGACGCCCTGACCCATCTGCTGTCCCGGGCGCCCAGCCTGACCGGCACCGAAACCGTCGCCCTGCCCGAGGCCCTGGACCGCATTCTGGCCCAGGACCAGCTGGTGCCGGCGGATGTGCCGCCGGCCGACAACAGTTCCGTGGACGGCTATGCCCTGCGCCAGGGCGACCTGGCACAAGGCCAGACCATTCCGGTGTCGGCACGGATTCCCGCCGGCACCGCGCCCACGCCGCTGGCCGAGGGCAGCGCCGCGCGGATTTTTACCGGCTCCGAGATACCGGCGGGCGCCGACGCGGTGGTCATGCAGGAGCAGGTGGAGGTGTCGGACGCCGGCATCCGGGTCGGCACCGAGGTCACGCCGGGACAGAACATCCGGCGCCGGGGCCAGGATCTGAAGCAAGGCGATCTGGCCCTGCCCGCGGGCACCCGGCTGCGCCCCCAGGAACTGGGGCTGCTGGCCTCCATGGGCGTGGCCCGGGTCCCGGTCAAGAACCGACTGAAGGTCGCCATTCTGACCACCGGCGACGAGCTGGTGGAACCCGGCGCTCCGCTCGGGCCGGGCCAGATCTACAACACCAACCGCTTCACCCTGCTGGGCCTGTTGCAGCACGCGGCCTGCGAGGTGGTGCTGTGCGAGAGCCTGGCGGACGACCGCGCCGCCACCGAGGCGTCCCTGCAGCGCGCCGCCCGCCAGGCCGACCTGATCATCACCACCGGTGGAGTTTCGGTGGGCGAGGAAGATCACGTGCGGGCGACCCTGGAAGCCTCCGGCAAGCTGTCGCTCTGGCGCCTGGCGATCAAACCGGGCAAGCCGCTGGCGTTCGGTCAGATCGAGGGCACCCCGCTACTCGGGCTGCCCGGCAACCCGGCCGCGGTCCTGGTCACCTTCGCGATGATCGTCATGCCGTTCATCCGCCAGTGCCAGGGCCAGCCCCGGATTCACCCAGTGGGCGAGCGCCTGCCGGCGGGCTTCGAGGTGCCCTCACCGTCCATCCGTCGTGGTTTCTTCCGGGCCCGCAAGGGGCTGGAGGCCGGTGAGCTGCGCCTGTCGGCCTACCCCAACCAGAGCTCCGGCATGCTCAGCTCGGCCTGTTGGGCCGATGGCCTGGCGGTGATTCCGGAAAACGCCGAGGTCCGGGTCGGCGACGTGTTAACCTACTATTCATTCACCGAGCTTCTGGCCTGA
- the moaD gene encoding molybdopterin converting factor subunit 1: MTADTITIRFFARLREELDTEQLTLPAEPDLTTGAILATLAERGGAWAQLQGDQPVMIAVNQTMAKLSTQVQAGDEVAFFPPVTGG, translated from the coding sequence ATGACTGCAGACACCATCACCATCCGTTTTTTCGCCCGCCTGCGGGAGGAGCTGGACACCGAACAGCTGACGCTGCCGGCCGAACCCGATCTGACCACTGGCGCCATTCTGGCGACCCTGGCCGAACGGGGCGGTGCCTGGGCCCAACTGCAGGGCGACCAGCCGGTGATGATTGCGGTGAACCAGACCATGGCCAAGCTGTCCACCCAGGTACAAGCCGGCGATGAGGTGGCCTTTTTCCCGCCGGTGACCGGAGGCTGA
- a CDS encoding molybdenum cofactor biosynthesis protein MoaE yields the protein MISIQTGDFDPAAEYQRLRASGAGTGAIATFTGLVRDSGDLSGVEGLYLEHYPGMTEQVIEGLIAEASSRWDVRQARVIHRVGRLALQDQIVFVGVCSAHRSDAFAACQFLMDALKTSAPFWKKEITATGEHWVEQKESDVARSDAWTPGK from the coding sequence ATGATTTCCATCCAAACCGGTGATTTCGATCCGGCAGCCGAATACCAGCGACTCCGGGCCAGCGGCGCCGGCACCGGCGCCATCGCCACGTTCACCGGCCTGGTGCGGGACAGTGGCGACCTGAGCGGGGTCGAAGGCCTGTACCTGGAGCACTACCCGGGCATGACCGAGCAGGTCATCGAGGGACTGATCGCCGAGGCGTCCTCCCGCTGGGACGTGCGTCAGGCGCGGGTGATCCACCGGGTGGGGCGTCTGGCGCTGCAGGATCAGATTGTTTTCGTCGGGGTGTGCAGTGCGCACCGGAGCGACGCCTTCGCCGCCTGCCAGTTTCTGATGGATGCGCTGAAGACCTCGGCGCCGTTCTGGAAGAAGGAAATAACCGCCACCGGGGAACATTGGGTGGAGCAGAAAGAGTCCGATGTTGCTCGCAGTGACGCCTGGACGCCCGGGAAGTAG
- the trxA gene encoding thioredoxin TrxA, with product MSGNIVNVTDASFEQDVLQSDVPVLVDYWAEWCGPCKMIAPVLEEIADEYDGKLKICKLNIDENEQTPPKFNIRGIPTLMLFKNGNVDATKVGALSKSQLAAFLDSNL from the coding sequence ATGAGCGGAAATATCGTAAACGTAACCGACGCTTCTTTTGAGCAGGACGTACTGCAGTCCGACGTTCCGGTACTGGTTGACTACTGGGCCGAGTGGTGCGGTCCCTGCAAGATGATCGCGCCGGTGCTGGAAGAGATTGCCGACGAGTACGATGGCAAGCTGAAGATCTGCAAGCTGAACATCGACGAGAACGAGCAGACTCCGCCGAAGTTCAACATCCGCGGTATTCCGACCCTGATGCTGTTCAAGAACGGCAATGTCGATGCCACCAAGGTGGGCGCCCTGTCCAAGTCACAGCTGGCCGCCTTCCTGGACAGCAATCTCTGA
- the ppx gene encoding exopolyphosphatase: protein MTAASTAENAAPSSSEVLAAIDMGSNSFHMVVARLVHGEIRTLEKMGEKVQLGAGLDEHNRLTPEAQERALACLSRFAQRLNGIPADSVQIVGTNALRVARNAQAFMDRAEEVLGYPVEIIAGREEARLIYLGVSHTLSDDSGRRLVIDIGGGSTEFIIGQRFEPQVLESLHMGCVSFRNRYFPDGKITRRQMDKAITHAEQELLNIRQHYRSVGWQSAVGSSGSIKAISNALASLKITDGTITRTGMQELRKRLVDMGKTEKLGDLGIREDRRSIFPAGFAILMAAFQSLGIDDMTFADGALREGLLYDIAGRFRHEDVRERTISALQERYHVDQDHGAAVEATAVAAWEQVANTWNLRTTSDEEALRWACRLHEIGLTISHSQYHKHGAYLLRYSDLPGFSQQFQRDLATLVRGHRRKFSPAIFEGLEPEDETRLRYLCVLVRLAVLIQHPRNLEPPPRFRLSADDRKLVVEFDEGWLADRPLTLADLENERDYLAKQDFQLEIVGG, encoded by the coding sequence GTGACGGCCGCATCCACCGCCGAAAACGCTGCGCCTTCCTCTTCAGAGGTCCTCGCCGCCATCGACATGGGGTCCAACAGTTTCCACATGGTGGTGGCCCGGCTGGTACACGGAGAGATCCGCACCCTGGAAAAGATGGGCGAGAAGGTGCAACTGGGAGCCGGGCTCGACGAGCACAACCGGCTGACCCCGGAAGCCCAGGAACGGGCCCTGGCCTGCCTGAGTCGCTTTGCCCAGCGCCTGAACGGCATCCCCGCCGACTCGGTGCAGATTGTCGGCACCAACGCCCTGCGGGTGGCCCGTAACGCCCAGGCGTTCATGGACCGGGCCGAGGAAGTGCTGGGCTATCCGGTGGAGATCATCGCCGGGCGCGAGGAAGCCCGCCTGATCTACCTGGGGGTGTCCCACACCCTGTCCGACGACAGTGGCCGGCGGCTGGTGATCGACATCGGCGGTGGCAGCACCGAGTTCATCATCGGTCAGCGCTTCGAGCCCCAGGTCCTCGAGAGCCTGCACATGGGCTGCGTGTCCTTCCGCAACCGCTACTTCCCCGACGGCAAGATCACCCGCCGGCAGATGGACAAGGCCATTACCCACGCCGAGCAGGAACTTCTCAACATCCGCCAGCATTATCGCTCCGTTGGCTGGCAGAGTGCCGTGGGTTCGTCCGGCTCGATCAAGGCCATCTCCAACGCCCTGGCCAGTCTGAAAATCACCGATGGCACCATCACCCGCACCGGCATGCAGGAACTGCGCAAACGCCTGGTGGACATGGGCAAGACCGAGAAACTGGGGGACCTGGGGATCCGGGAAGACCGCCGGAGCATTTTCCCGGCCGGCTTTGCCATCCTGATGGCCGCCTTCCAATCCCTGGGCATTGACGACATGACCTTCGCCGACGGCGCCCTGCGCGAGGGGCTGCTGTACGACATTGCCGGCCGGTTCCGGCACGAGGATGTGCGCGAGCGGACCATTTCGGCGCTGCAGGAGCGCTACCACGTCGATCAGGATCATGGCGCGGCGGTCGAGGCCACGGCCGTGGCGGCCTGGGAGCAGGTCGCCAACACCTGGAACTTGCGCACCACCAGTGACGAGGAAGCCCTGCGCTGGGCCTGTCGGCTGCATGAGATTGGCCTGACCATTTCCCACAGCCAGTACCACAAGCACGGCGCCTACCTGCTGCGCTATTCCGACCTGCCCGGCTTCAGCCAGCAGTTCCAGCGGGACCTGGCCACCCTGGTGCGCGGCCATCGCCGCAAGTTCTCCCCGGCCATTTTCGAGGGCCTGGAACCGGAAGACGAAACCCGGCTGCGCTACCTGTGCGTGTTGGTCCGTCTGGCGGTGCTGATCCAGCATCCGCGCAATCTCGAGCCCCCGCCCCGGTTCCGGCTGAGCGCCGACGACCGCAAGCTGGTGGTGGAGTTTGACGAGGGCTGGCTGGCCGACCGGCCGCTCACCCTGGCCGACCTGGAGAACGAGCGCGACTATTTGGCGAAACAGGACTTCCAGTTGGAGATTGTCGGCGGCTGA
- a CDS encoding ATP-binding cassette domain-containing protein produces MLTITDLSLQRGGVWLLQSVNLTVQPGQRVAIVGANGAGKSSLFQLLLGQLAPEQGTVSLPGGCRIAHMAQEVEASERSARDFVLDGDLELRRLERELAQAEARGDDHAQARLHGELDVHEAWSAPRRAEALLRGLGFSDADTGRPVSAFSGGWRIRLNLAQALMRPSDLLLLDEPTNHLDLDACLWLENWLRRYPGTLLFISHDRDFMDRVASHVVHFDRQQLELYTGNYTAFEGQRSERLAQQQAGFERQQARIAEIQRFIDRFKAKATKARQAQSRVKALERMERIAPAHVDSPFSFEFPVAEKVSNPLLSIRHGQAGHGSTPILDGIHLTLLPGSRIGLLGPNGAGKSTLMDALRGEKTLLAGERTCGEHLAIGYFAQHQLESLDLDASPFLHLQRLAPKASEQSIRNFLGGFDFHGDEALSAIRSFSGGEKARVALAVIAWQRPNLLLLDEPTNHLDLEMRQALTMALQNFDGAIVVVSHDRHLLRNTVDEFWLVNEGRIEEYQGDLEDYERWLADRRKDEAEAPRRPQNGDGANGAAATDSAVGESAEDRKARKRAEAALRQKLSPYRKQQTALEAEMDKLQQTLTALESDLADPGLYDADGKARLQELLGRQAEAKGRLETVEAEWLEVSETVESLETELAG; encoded by the coding sequence ATGCTAACGATAACGGATCTCAGTTTACAACGGGGCGGCGTCTGGTTGCTACAGTCGGTCAACCTGACCGTTCAGCCCGGCCAGCGGGTGGCCATTGTCGGCGCCAACGGCGCCGGCAAATCCAGTCTGTTCCAGCTCCTGCTCGGCCAGTTGGCGCCCGAGCAGGGCACCGTGTCGCTGCCCGGCGGCTGCCGGATTGCCCACATGGCCCAGGAGGTCGAGGCGTCCGAACGCAGCGCCCGGGATTTTGTCCTCGACGGTGACCTGGAGCTCCGACGTCTGGAGCGGGAGCTGGCCCAGGCCGAAGCCCGGGGTGACGATCACGCCCAGGCCCGGCTCCACGGTGAACTGGACGTGCACGAGGCCTGGTCCGCGCCCCGGCGGGCCGAAGCCCTGCTGCGCGGTCTCGGTTTTTCCGACGCCGACACCGGTCGTCCGGTCTCGGCCTTCTCCGGTGGCTGGCGCATTCGCCTCAACCTGGCCCAGGCGCTGATGCGCCCGTCCGACCTGTTGCTGCTGGATGAGCCCACCAACCACTTGGACCTGGACGCCTGCCTGTGGCTGGAAAACTGGCTGCGCCGGTACCCGGGCACCCTGCTGTTCATTTCCCACGACCGGGATTTCATGGACCGGGTCGCCAGTCACGTGGTGCACTTCGATCGCCAGCAGCTGGAGCTGTACACCGGCAATTACACCGCCTTCGAAGGCCAGCGCAGTGAACGCCTGGCGCAACAGCAGGCCGGCTTCGAGCGTCAGCAGGCCCGGATTGCTGAAATCCAGCGGTTCATCGACCGGTTCAAGGCCAAGGCCACCAAGGCCCGTCAGGCCCAGAGCCGGGTCAAGGCGCTGGAGCGGATGGAGCGGATTGCCCCGGCCCACGTCGACTCGCCGTTCAGCTTCGAATTTCCGGTTGCCGAGAAGGTCTCCAACCCGCTGTTGTCGATCCGACACGGCCAGGCTGGTCATGGCTCGACGCCGATTCTCGATGGCATTCATCTTACGCTCTTGCCGGGCAGTCGAATTGGCCTTTTGGGCCCGAATGGCGCCGGCAAATCGACCCTGATGGACGCTCTGCGCGGCGAGAAGACCCTGCTGGCGGGCGAGCGCACCTGTGGCGAGCACCTGGCCATCGGCTACTTCGCCCAGCACCAGCTGGAATCACTGGATCTGGACGCCAGCCCGTTCCTGCATCTGCAGCGCCTGGCGCCCAAGGCGTCCGAGCAGAGCATTCGCAATTTCCTGGGCGGTTTCGATTTTCATGGCGACGAGGCCCTGAGCGCGATCCGGTCGTTCTCCGGTGGCGAAAAAGCCCGGGTGGCCCTGGCCGTGATCGCCTGGCAGCGGCCAAACCTGCTGTTGCTGGACGAGCCCACCAACCACCTGGACCTGGAGATGCGTCAGGCCCTGACCATGGCCCTGCAGAACTTCGACGGCGCCATTGTCGTGGTGTCCCACGATCGCCATCTGCTGCGCAACACCGTGGATGAGTTCTGGCTGGTGAACGAGGGCCGGATCGAGGAATACCAGGGCGACCTGGAGGATTACGAACGTTGGCTGGCGGATCGCCGCAAGGACGAGGCCGAGGCGCCCCGGCGACCGCAGAACGGCGACGGCGCCAACGGTGCGGCCGCCACGGACAGCGCGGTCGGTGAAAGTGCCGAGGATCGCAAGGCGCGCAAACGGGCCGAGGCGGCCCTGCGCCAGAAGCTTAGCCCCTATCGCAAGCAGCAGACGGCGCTGGAGGCGGAAATGGACAAGTTGCAGCAAACCCTGACGGCGCTGGAGTCGGATCTGGCCGATCCCGGTCTGTACGACGCCGACGGCAAGGCCCGGCTGCAGGAACTGCTGGGCCGGCAGGCCGAGGCCAAGGGCCGACTGGAAACGGTGGAAGCGGAATGGCTCGAGGTCAGTGAAACCGTGGAGTCCCTGGAGACCGAGCTGGCCGGCTAG
- a CDS encoding DUF2390 domain-containing protein — translation MSAVPESTTKTPTDTGLALPANLQPDNPLWRFALAFWQFDNVQAQCLALQQQGWSVTRLLSAGWLALHGRRYSGLEDATVTEWRERVTGALRAIRQALPKADAEPGKFRAGVASLELDAERIELALAWQTLTTNDPETGDMQGSRELIRANLVAAAPTAGAADRMQPQLNTLAGTLAAFSKGDLQP, via the coding sequence ATGTCGGCTGTTCCAGAAAGCACAACGAAAACACCGACCGATACCGGCCTGGCTTTACCGGCCAACCTGCAGCCCGACAATCCGCTGTGGCGGTTTGCCCTGGCGTTCTGGCAATTCGACAACGTGCAGGCGCAGTGCCTGGCGTTGCAGCAGCAGGGCTGGAGCGTCACGCGCCTGCTGTCGGCCGGTTGGCTGGCGTTGCATGGCCGCCGCTACTCGGGCCTCGAGGACGCTACGGTAACAGAGTGGCGGGAGCGTGTAACCGGTGCCCTGCGGGCGATTCGACAGGCCCTGCCCAAGGCAGACGCCGAGCCGGGGAAATTTCGGGCCGGCGTGGCAAGTCTCGAACTGGATGCCGAACGTATTGAATTGGCACTGGCTTGGCAAACCCTGACAACCAACGATCCGGAAACCGGCGATATGCAAGGAAGCAGAGAACTGATTCGGGCCAATCTGGTGGCCGCTGCGCCGACCGCGGGGGCTGCCGATCGCATGCAGCCCCAACTGAACACACTGGCCGGCACCCTGGCCGCCTTCTCCAAGGGAGACCTCCAGCCATGA